A single genomic interval of Streptococcus oralis subsp. dentisani harbors:
- the rpiA gene encoding ribose-5-phosphate isomerase RpiA, which yields MENLKKMAGIKAAEFVKDGMVVGLGTGSTAYYFVEEIGRRIKEEGLQITAVTTSSVTGKQAEGLNIPLKSIDQVDFVDVTVDGADEVDSQFNGIKGGGGALLMEKVVATPSKEYIWVVDESKLVEKLGAFKLPVEVVQYGAEQVFRRFERAGYKPSFREKDGQRFVTDMQNFIIDLALDVIEDPIAFGQELDHVVGVVEHGFFNQMVDKVIVAGRNGVQILTSTKGK from the coding sequence GTGGAGAATCTGAAAAAGATGGCAGGTATCAAGGCTGCTGAGTTTGTCAAGGATGGTATGGTAGTCGGTCTGGGAACTGGCTCTACTGCCTACTATTTCGTAGAAGAAATTGGTCGTCGGATCAAGGAAGAAGGTTTGCAGATTACTGCAGTGACGACTTCCAGTGTTACTGGTAAACAGGCTGAGGGTCTGAACATCCCGCTCAAGTCGATTGATCAAGTGGACTTTGTCGATGTGACGGTTGACGGGGCGGATGAAGTAGATAGCCAGTTTAACGGAATCAAAGGCGGTGGTGGTGCCCTTCTGATGGAGAAGGTTGTGGCAACGCCCTCAAAAGAATACATTTGGGTGGTAGATGAAAGCAAACTAGTAGAGAAACTAGGTGCTTTTAAATTGCCAGTAGAAGTGGTTCAGTATGGTGCAGAACAGGTCTTTCGTCGGTTTGAACGAGCTGGCTACAAACCAAGTTTTCGTGAAAAAGATGGCCAACGTTTTGTGACCGATATGCAGAACTTTATCATTGACCTAGCCTTGGATGTCATTGAAGATCCGATTGCTTTCGGACAAGAATTGGACCATGTCGTTGGTGTCGTAGAGCATGGCTTTTTCAACCAAATGGTGGATAAGGTCATCGTAGCGGGACGAAATGGCGTTCAGATTTTAACTTCAACAAAAGGGAAATAA
- a CDS encoding peptidase U32 family protein, which translates to MEKIIITATAESIEQVEQLLEVGVDRIYVGEKDFGLRLPTTFSHEDLRTIAKLVHEAGKELIVAVNALMHQDMMDRIKPFLDFLEEIKTDYITVGDAGVFYVVNRDGYSFKTIYDASTMVTSSRQINFWGQKAGASEAVLAREIPSAELFKMPEILEIPAEVLVYGASVIHHSKRPLLQNYYNFTHIDDEKTRKRDLFLAEPSDPESHYSIFEDNHGTHIFANNDLDLMTKLTELVEHGFTHWKLEGLYTPGQNFVEIAKLFIQARDLIQEGNFSHDQAFLLDEEVRKLHPKNRFLDTGFYDYDPDMVK; encoded by the coding sequence ATGGAAAAGATTATCATTACAGCAACTGCTGAAAGTATTGAACAAGTTGAACAGTTACTCGAAGTTGGCGTAGACCGTATCTATGTCGGTGAGAAAGATTTTGGACTTCGTCTGCCAACGACCTTTAGTCATGAAGACTTACGCACCATCGCTAAGTTGGTTCATGAAGCAGGCAAGGAATTGATTGTCGCGGTTAATGCCCTCATGCACCAAGATATGATGGACCGTATCAAGCCATTCCTAGACTTCTTGGAAGAAATCAAGACAGACTATATTACTGTTGGGGACGCAGGTGTCTTTTACGTGGTCAACCGTGATGGCTATTCCTTCAAGACCATCTACGATGCTTCAACCATGGTGACAAGTAGTCGTCAGATTAACTTTTGGGGTCAAAAGGCAGGAGCTTCTGAGGCGGTTTTGGCGCGTGAAATTCCATCTGCTGAACTCTTCAAGATGCCAGAGATTTTGGAAATTCCTGCTGAAGTATTGGTTTATGGAGCTAGTGTCATTCACCATTCTAAGCGTCCGCTCTTGCAAAACTACTATAACTTCACGCACATCGATGATGAAAAGACACGTAAACGTGACCTCTTCTTGGCAGAACCGAGTGACCCAGAAAGCCATTATTCCATCTTTGAAGACAATCATGGTACTCATATCTTTGCAAATAACGACCTTGATTTGATGACCAAATTGACAGAATTGGTGGAGCATGGTTTTACTCACTGGAAACTTGAGGGACTTTACACCCCAGGTCAGAATTTTGTAGAAATTGCTAAACTCTTTATTCAAGCGCGTGACTTGATCCAAGAGGGGAATTTCAGCCATGACCAAGCCTTCTTGTTAGATGAGGAAGTGCGCAAGTTACACCCTAAAAACCGTTTCCTCGACACAGGATTCTATGATTACGATCCTGATATGGTTAAATAG
- a CDS encoding phosphopentomutase — protein MSKFNRIHLVVLDSVGIGAAPDANNFVNAGVPDGASDTLGHISKTVGLNVPNMAKIGLGNIPRETPLKTVPSESNPIGYATKLEEVSLGKDTMTGHWEIMGLNITEPFDTFWNGFPEEILTKIEEFSGRKVIREANKPYSGTAVIDDFGPRQMETGELIIYTSADPVLQIAAHEDIIPLDELYRICEYARSITLERPALLGRIIARPYVGEPGNFTRTANRRDLAVSPFAPTVLDKLNEAGIDTYAVGKINDIFNGAGINHDMGHNKSNSHGIDTLLKTMGLAEFEKGFSFTNLVDFDALYGHRRNAHGYRDCLHEFDERLPEIIAAMRENDLLLITADHGNDPTYAGTDHTREYIPLLAYSPAFKGNGLIPVGHFADISATVADNFGVETAMIGESFLDKLV, from the coding sequence ATGTCAAAATTTAATCGTATTCACTTGGTGGTACTGGATTCTGTTGGAATCGGAGCTGCACCAGATGCCAATAACTTTGTCAATGCAGGGGTTCCAGATGGAGCTTCTGACACACTAGGACACATTTCCAAAACAGTTGGTTTGAATGTGCCAAACATGGCTAAAATCGGTCTAGGAAATATTCCTCGTGAAACACCGCTGAAGACTGTACCATCTGAAAGCAACCCAATAGGTTATGCAACAAAATTGGAAGAAGTATCACTTGGTAAGGATACCATGACTGGACACTGGGAAATCATGGGACTCAATATTACTGAGCCTTTTGATACTTTCTGGAACGGATTCCCAGAAGAAATCTTGACAAAAATCGAAGAATTTTCAGGGCGCAAGGTCATTCGTGAAGCCAACAAACCTTACTCAGGAACAGCTGTTATCGACGATTTTGGACCACGTCAGATGGAAACTGGGGAGTTGATTATCTATACTTCAGCTGACCCTGTTTTGCAAATTGCTGCCCACGAAGACATTATTCCTTTGGATGAATTGTACCGTATCTGTGAATACGCTCGTTCAATTACACTTGAACGTCCTGCCCTTCTAGGCCGTATCATTGCTCGTCCGTATGTAGGTGAGCCTGGTAACTTCACTCGTACAGCTAACCGTCGTGACTTGGCTGTATCTCCATTTGCACCGACTGTTTTGGATAAATTGAACGAGGCTGGTATCGATACTTACGCTGTTGGTAAAATCAACGATATCTTTAACGGTGCGGGTATCAACCATGACATGGGCCACAACAAGTCAAACAGCCACGGAATTGATACATTATTGAAGACCATGGGACTTGCTGAGTTTGAAAAAGGATTCTCTTTCACAAACTTGGTGGACTTTGATGCCCTTTATGGACACCGCCGCAATGCTCATGGTTACCGTGATTGCTTGCATGAGTTTGATGAACGCTTGCCTGAAATTATCGCAGCCATGAGAGAGAACGACCTTCTCTTGATTACTGCGGACCATGGAAATGACCCGACTTATGCGGGAACTGACCACACTCGTGAATATATTCCACTTTTAGCTTACAGTCCTGCCTTTAAAGGAAACGGTTTGATTCCAGTTGGACATTTTGCAGATATCTCAGCGACAGTTGCGGATAACTTTGGTGTTGAAACTGCCATGATTGGGGAAAGTTTCTTAGATAAATTGGTATAA
- a CDS encoding ABC transporter ATP-binding protein, whose product MTALIEMTQVTKTYGEGKMKVVALHETNFQLNAGEFVAIVGPSGSGKTTFLTTLGQLQEASSGKILVKGKETGNLTEKEKTDLRFREFGFILQASNLIPFLTVKEQLDLIDRLDKGKNSKSDRKELLDLLDLEKVQDQYPKALSGGERQRAAIARALYNNPSIVLADEPTASLDTERAYQVTEMLAAIAHEQGRGVVMITHDTRLLDKVDRIYVMNDGHLVEETHV is encoded by the coding sequence ATGACAGCATTGATTGAAATGACTCAAGTGACAAAAACGTATGGGGAAGGAAAGATGAAAGTCGTGGCCCTGCATGAAACGAATTTTCAGCTAAATGCGGGAGAGTTCGTTGCTATCGTTGGGCCTTCTGGCTCTGGAAAGACGACCTTTTTAACAACTCTTGGACAACTTCAGGAAGCATCGAGTGGAAAGATTTTGGTAAAGGGGAAAGAAACAGGCAATTTGACGGAGAAGGAGAAAACAGACCTCCGTTTTAGAGAGTTTGGCTTTATTCTACAAGCTTCAAACTTAATTCCTTTTCTAACGGTCAAGGAACAGCTGGATTTGATTGACAGACTGGATAAGGGGAAAAATAGTAAAAGTGATCGAAAAGAGTTACTTGACTTGTTGGATTTGGAAAAGGTACAAGATCAGTATCCCAAGGCTCTATCAGGTGGTGAACGTCAACGTGCGGCGATTGCCAGAGCGCTCTATAACAATCCGAGCATCGTTCTTGCAGATGAGCCGACAGCCAGTCTAGACACCGAGCGTGCTTACCAAGTAACGGAGATGTTGGCCGCCATTGCCCATGAACAAGGTAGAGGAGTTGTTATGATTACGCATGATACTCGTCTTCTTGATAAGGTTGATCGTATTTATGTTATGAACGATGGCCACCTAGTTGAAGAAACACATGTATAA
- a CDS encoding purine-nucleoside phosphorylase, protein MTFLDKIKETAAFLKDKGILAPEFGLILGSGLGELAEEIENPVVVDYADIPNWGRSTVVGHAGKLVYGELAGRKVLALQGRFHFYEGNPLEVVTFPVRVMKVLGCEGVIVTNAAGGIGFGPGTLMAISDHINMTGQNPLMGENLDDFGPRFPDMSKAYTPEYRATAHEVAKKLGIKLDEGVYIGVTGPTYETPAEIRAYKTLGADAVGMSTVPEVIVAAHSGLKVLGISCITNFAAGFQEELNHEEVVEVTERVKGDFKGLLKAILAEL, encoded by the coding sequence ATGACATTTTTAGACAAAATCAAGGAAACAGCTGCTTTCCTGAAAGACAAGGGGATCCTAGCGCCTGAGTTCGGTCTAATCCTTGGATCAGGACTTGGAGAATTGGCAGAAGAAATCGAAAATCCAGTTGTAGTAGATTATGCAGATATCCCAAACTGGGGTCGCTCAACAGTAGTCGGACACGCTGGGAAATTGGTCTATGGTGAACTTGCAGGTCGCAAGGTCTTGGCTCTTCAAGGTCGTTTCCATTTTTACGAGGGAAATCCTCTTGAAGTGGTGACTTTCCCAGTACGTGTCATGAAAGTTCTCGGATGTGAAGGTGTCATTGTAACCAATGCAGCTGGAGGTATTGGATTTGGTCCTGGTACCTTGATGGCTATCTCAGACCATATCAATATGACGGGGCAAAACCCATTGATGGGTGAAAACTTGGATGACTTTGGTCCCCGTTTCCCTGATATGTCTAAAGCCTACACTCCAGAATACCGTGCTACTGCCCATGAAGTGGCTAAGAAACTCGGGATTAAGCTTGATGAAGGTGTCTATATCGGTGTAACTGGTCCAACTTATGAAACACCTGCAGAAATTCGTGCCTATAAGACACTGGGAGCAGATGCTGTTGGTATGTCTACGGTTCCTGAAGTTATTGTGGCAGCCCACTCAGGCTTGAAAGTTCTGGGAATTTCATGTATTACTAACTTTGCGGCTGGTTTCCAAGAAGAACTCAACCACGAGGAAGTTGTAGAAGTGACTGAACGTGTTAAAGGTGACTTTAAAGGCTTGCTTAAAGCGATTCTTGCTGAATTGTAA
- a CDS encoding DUF1697 domain-containing protein — protein sequence MTRYALLVRGINVGGKNRVVMAQLRQELTELGLEKIETYINSGNIFFTSTVPKAQLVEKLEAFFEVHYPFIQSFSLLGLEDFEAELDNLPDWWTKDMARKDVLFYTEGLDVDQVIEKVDSLELEDEVVHFGRLGIFWGKFSEESYYATAYHKYLLKMPFYRQITIRNAKTFDKIGQMLKNNKGDTQ from the coding sequence ATGACGAGATATGCTTTACTTGTTCGGGGCATTAATGTCGGAGGGAAAAATAGGGTTGTCATGGCGCAACTTCGTCAAGAATTGACAGAGTTGGGACTGGAAAAGATTGAAACCTACATCAACAGTGGCAACATTTTCTTTACTTCGACTGTTCCCAAAGCCCAATTGGTTGAAAAGTTAGAGGCTTTCTTTGAAGTCCATTATCCATTTATTCAGAGCTTTTCTTTACTGGGTCTAGAGGACTTTGAGGCGGAGCTTGACAATCTACCAGATTGGTGGACAAAAGACATGGCACGAAAAGATGTCCTCTTCTACACGGAGGGCTTGGATGTGGATCAAGTCATCGAGAAAGTGGACAGTTTGGAACTGGAAGATGAAGTGGTTCATTTTGGAAGACTTGGGATTTTCTGGGGGAAATTTTCTGAAGAATCTTACTATGCAACTGCCTATCACAAGTACTTGCTAAAGATGCCTTTCTACCGCCAAATCACCATTCGCAATGCTAAAACTTTTGACAAAATCGGTCAAATGCTAAAAAATAATAAAGGAGACACACAATGA
- a CDS encoding ABC transporter permease: protein MYLAIKEILRNKLRYSLILTTIFLIAFMVFFMTSLALGLVRNNRAAIDNWQATGVVLSDYANDNLTASFIPEKDYKDKNSEEAAPLGYMFAVTNLVDGSEKINVSIFAQNWDSFISPSLTEGRYPEGDDEVVVDQSFENYGMKLGDAIQLNGSEASYKIVGLTQGNKFFTEPVVFTSLTTYWTLQGTLKANRSISALVLKNDIEVVGDGLKQISIPKMISKIPGYTPQVNVFSGMILAMIVISGLIVGIFVYIITIQKLGLYGIMRAQGIQIKTIVWSLFCQIFLLAGMGIALALLSIGGVILVLPATFFFYPSWIAYSVLSLVICLMALLGGVISLPRLLKVDPITAIAE, encoded by the coding sequence GCTCTTGGTCTTGTGCGAAACAACCGAGCAGCTATTGATAATTGGCAAGCAACAGGTGTCGTTTTATCCGACTACGCAAATGATAATTTGACGGCATCCTTTATTCCTGAAAAGGACTACAAGGATAAGAATTCTGAAGAGGCTGCTCCATTGGGCTATATGTTCGCTGTAACCAATCTAGTCGATGGTAGTGAAAAGATCAACGTTTCCATCTTTGCTCAAAACTGGGATTCTTTTATCTCTCCTAGTTTGACGGAGGGTCGTTATCCTGAAGGAGATGATGAGGTTGTCGTGGATCAGTCTTTTGAGAACTATGGGATGAAGCTAGGTGATGCCATTCAGCTCAATGGAAGCGAGGCAAGTTACAAGATTGTAGGCCTGACTCAAGGAAATAAATTTTTCACTGAGCCTGTTGTCTTTACGAGTCTGACAACTTATTGGACCTTACAAGGAACCTTGAAAGCCAATCGTTCCATCTCTGCCTTGGTATTGAAAAATGACATAGAAGTGGTCGGCGATGGACTGAAACAGATTTCCATCCCAAAAATGATATCAAAAATTCCTGGTTACACCCCTCAGGTTAATGTATTTTCAGGGATGATTCTCGCTATGATTGTCATCTCAGGCTTGATTGTAGGTATTTTTGTTTATATCATTACCATCCAAAAACTAGGACTATATGGAATAATGCGGGCTCAGGGTATACAGATCAAAACCATTGTTTGGTCTCTTTTCTGTCAAATCTTCCTCTTAGCTGGTATGGGGATTGCTTTAGCCTTGCTTTCTATTGGTGGAGTGATTTTAGTTTTACCAGCTACCTTCTTTTTCTACCCAAGTTGGATAGCCTACTCTGTCCTAAGCTTGGTGATTTGCTTGATGGCCCTTCTAGGTGGTGTCATTTCACTTCCACGCTTGCTAAAGGTGGACCCGATTACTGCGATTGCAGAATGA